Proteins from one Mycobacterium sp. EPa45 genomic window:
- a CDS encoding alpha/beta hydrolase: MSRSDITFDSGGVQCSAWYFPGQGDAFAGPAGRPIVVMGHGFGGTKDSGLEPFAERISAAGVDVLAIDYRGFGASEGTPRQTVSVSAQIADFEAAIVAAKRLPGVDPNRVVLWGSSMSGGHVIRVAADHADVAGVIAMTPLTSGVAVSRAAVEHRDVGQALKWTMVGLKSRIDVARGRRPTLMPLVAHPGEPGALALDGAYESYTAMAGPTWRNEVDSAVGLQIASIRTADAAKRLRSPLLVQIADFDRYVPAESVVKTAVLGRGVVHHYPCDHFDVWPGHDWFEKAAADQVAFLARTFST; the protein is encoded by the coding sequence ATGAGCCGCAGCGATATCACCTTCGACTCCGGCGGAGTGCAGTGCAGCGCTTGGTATTTCCCAGGGCAAGGTGACGCATTCGCGGGCCCGGCCGGACGCCCGATCGTGGTGATGGGCCACGGCTTCGGCGGCACCAAAGACTCCGGGTTGGAGCCGTTCGCCGAGCGGATCAGCGCCGCCGGGGTCGACGTGCTCGCCATCGACTACCGCGGCTTCGGCGCCTCGGAAGGCACACCGCGCCAAACTGTTTCGGTTTCGGCGCAGATCGCCGACTTCGAAGCCGCGATCGTTGCGGCCAAGCGACTACCTGGCGTCGATCCGAATCGCGTTGTGCTCTGGGGCTCATCGATGTCCGGCGGCCATGTCATTCGGGTGGCTGCCGATCATGCCGATGTCGCGGGAGTCATCGCGATGACGCCGCTGACAAGCGGGGTGGCGGTCAGCCGCGCGGCCGTCGAGCACCGCGATGTCGGGCAGGCTTTGAAGTGGACAATGGTGGGGCTCAAGAGCCGTATCGACGTGGCCCGCGGCCGCCGACCGACGTTGATGCCACTGGTCGCCCATCCCGGTGAGCCCGGAGCTCTGGCCCTGGACGGTGCCTACGAAAGCTACACCGCGATGGCCGGACCGACGTGGCGCAACGAGGTCGACTCCGCGGTGGGTTTGCAGATCGCCTCGATCCGAACGGCGGATGCCGCCAAGCGGTTACGCAGCCCGCTGCTGGTCCAGATCGCCGACTTCGACCGCTATGTGCCGGCCGAGTCGGTGGTCAAGACCGCGGTGTTGGGCAGGGGAGTGGTGCACCACTACCCGTGCGACCACTTCGACGTCTGGCCGGGCCACGACTGGTTCGAGAAGGCCGCCGCCGATCAGGTAGCCTTCCTGGCCCGCACGTTCAGTACTTAG
- a CDS encoding class I adenylate-forming enzyme family protein, with translation MPDTVDALIRGQANLGDKPFVIDPTTRMSYADLDSVTSTLAAGFVGAGIGKGTRVGLIMPNSVRWVQLALALTRVGAVLVPLSTLLTGRELAAHLRTASVQYLIAVDEFRGHRYLDDLPALPALRHLWRAAELPTGAGQIDELADTVVPADPMVIMFTSGSSGPPKGVIHSHGNALAAVRSGLTARCIDIGTRLYLPMPFFWVGGFGGGILSALIAGATLVTEQIPKPEATLRLLEREKVTLFRGWPDQAEALARRATGADLSALRAGSLDALLPTEQRAAPGARAKLFGMTESFGPYCGYRADTDMPRTAWGSCGKPFAGMEVRIADFDSGEPVQPGTIGMIQLRGPHTLRGICRRSREEVFTADGFYPTGDLGHLDNAGFLFYHGRTDDMFKVSGATVYPTEVEAALREIDGVRAAFVTDVNGRVGAAVLCERYGLDELRAEARRKLSSFKVPTVWVLLDSDEDIPRGSTGKVDVRRLRELLAGQA, from the coding sequence ATGCCTGACACCGTCGATGCGCTGATCCGCGGACAAGCGAATCTCGGTGACAAGCCGTTCGTCATCGACCCGACGACCCGAATGAGCTATGCCGACCTCGACAGCGTGACAAGCACTCTCGCGGCGGGCTTCGTCGGTGCGGGTATCGGCAAAGGCACGCGGGTCGGCCTGATCATGCCGAACAGCGTGCGGTGGGTGCAGCTCGCGCTGGCACTGACCCGGGTGGGTGCGGTCCTGGTTCCGCTGAGCACACTGCTCACCGGGCGGGAACTCGCCGCACACCTTCGCACCGCGTCAGTGCAATACCTGATTGCCGTCGACGAGTTTCGCGGCCACCGCTATCTCGATGATCTGCCGGCACTTCCCGCACTGCGACACCTATGGCGGGCCGCCGAGCTACCAACGGGTGCCGGCCAGATCGACGAACTCGCCGACACGGTGGTACCGGCCGACCCCATGGTCATCATGTTCACCTCCGGCAGCAGCGGGCCGCCGAAGGGGGTGATCCACTCGCACGGCAATGCGCTGGCGGCCGTGCGATCCGGGCTGACGGCCCGCTGCATCGACATCGGCACCCGGCTGTACCTACCGATGCCGTTCTTCTGGGTCGGCGGCTTCGGTGGCGGAATCTTGTCCGCGCTGATCGCCGGGGCAACGTTGGTGACCGAACAGATCCCGAAACCAGAAGCGACGCTTCGCCTGCTGGAACGGGAGAAGGTGACGCTGTTCCGGGGCTGGCCCGACCAGGCCGAGGCTCTGGCCCGCCGGGCGACCGGTGCCGATCTGTCCGCGCTGCGCGCGGGCAGCCTGGACGCCCTGCTGCCTACCGAGCAGCGCGCCGCCCCGGGTGCGCGGGCGAAGCTGTTCGGGATGACGGAGTCCTTCGGTCCCTACTGTGGCTATCGTGCCGATACCGACATGCCGCGAACGGCGTGGGGCAGTTGCGGAAAGCCGTTCGCCGGCATGGAGGTTCGCATCGCCGACTTCGACAGCGGTGAGCCGGTGCAGCCTGGCACGATCGGCATGATCCAACTGCGCGGTCCGCACACATTGCGCGGTATCTGCCGTCGCAGCCGCGAGGAAGTGTTCACCGCCGACGGGTTCTATCCGACCGGCGACCTCGGGCACCTCGACAATGCCGGGTTCCTCTTCTACCACGGCAGAACCGACGACATGTTCAAGGTCAGCGGCGCCACGGTCTACCCGACCGAGGTCGAGGCGGCCCTGCGGGAGATCGACGGTGTGCGGGCCGCGTTCGTCACCGACGTCAACGGCCGGGTCGGCGCCGCCGTGCTCTGCGAGCGGTACGGGCTGGACGAGCTGCGGGCCGAGGCGCGCCGGAAGCTGAGTTCGTTCAAGGTGCCGACGGTCTGGGTGCTACTCGATTCCGACGAGGACATTCCCCGCGGGAGCACCGGCAAGGTCGACGTCCGCCGCCTGCGTGAGCTTCTTGCCGGGCAGGCGTAG
- the fabG gene encoding 3-oxoacyl-ACP reductase FabG, translated as MSLLAGQTAVITGGAQGLGFAIAEQFIAEGARVVLGDLNLDATEEAVNKLGGADVARAVQCNVTSYADVDALVDSAIEQFGRFDIMVNNAGITRDATLRKMTEDEFDQVIQVHLKGTWNGLKKASSVMREQKSGAIVNMSSISGKVGMIGQTNYSAAKAGIVGMTKAASKELAHLGVRVNAIQPGLIRSAMTEAMPQRIWDSKVAEVPLGRAGEPSEVAKVALFLASDLSSYMTGTVLEVTGGRHL; from the coding sequence ATGTCGCTGCTGGCCGGCCAGACCGCGGTCATCACCGGTGGAGCGCAGGGCCTCGGCTTTGCGATCGCGGAGCAGTTCATCGCCGAGGGCGCCCGCGTGGTGCTCGGTGACCTCAATCTCGATGCCACCGAGGAAGCGGTCAATAAGCTCGGCGGCGCCGACGTCGCCCGCGCGGTGCAGTGCAACGTCACGTCCTACGCCGATGTCGACGCACTCGTCGACTCGGCCATCGAGCAGTTCGGGCGCTTCGACATCATGGTGAACAATGCCGGGATCACCCGCGACGCCACCCTGCGCAAGATGACCGAGGACGAGTTCGATCAGGTGATCCAGGTGCACCTGAAGGGCACCTGGAACGGCCTGAAAAAGGCCTCGTCGGTGATGCGCGAACAGAAGAGCGGCGCGATCGTCAACATGTCCTCGATCTCCGGCAAGGTCGGCATGATCGGGCAGACCAACTACTCGGCGGCCAAGGCCGGCATCGTCGGCATGACCAAGGCCGCCTCCAAGGAACTTGCCCACCTCGGCGTGCGCGTCAACGCCATCCAGCCCGGCCTGATCCGCTCGGCGATGACCGAGGCCATGCCGCAACGTATTTGGGACTCAAAGGTCGCCGAAGTACCGCTGGGTCGTGCCGGTGAGCCGTCCGAGGTCGCCAAGGTGGCGCTGTTCCTGGCCTCCGACCTGTCGTCGTACATGACCGGGACGGTCCTCGAGGTCACCGGCGGTCGGCACCTGTGA
- a CDS encoding acyl-CoA dehydrogenase family protein, with protein sequence MTGQTSDVSDDDFREILAQTRQFVRTAVVPREAEILAEDKVPDDLRDQAKAMGLFGYAIPQEWGGLGLHIAQDVELAMELGYTSLALRSMFGTNNGIAGQVLVGFGTDEQKSRWLEPIASGEVVASFALTEPGAGSNPSGLKTKAVRDGQSWVINGRKQYITNAPVANLFIVFARTRPADDNGAGIAVFLVPADTPGVEIGVKDAKMGQEGAWTSDVNFTDVRVGDDTLIGGSEDIGYRAAMTSLARGRIHIAALAVGSAQRALDESVAYAATATQGGTPIGNFQLVQAMLADQQTGVMAGRALVRDAARKWVDNSDRRIAPSVAKLFCTEMAGNVADLAVQVHGGAGYMRGVPVERIYREVRLLRLYEGTSEIQRLIVGGGLVKEAQRKQ encoded by the coding sequence ATGACCGGCCAGACGTCCGACGTCAGCGACGACGACTTCCGCGAAATCTTGGCGCAGACACGCCAGTTCGTGCGGACCGCCGTGGTCCCGCGGGAGGCCGAGATCCTTGCCGAGGACAAGGTGCCCGATGACCTGCGCGACCAGGCCAAGGCGATGGGCCTGTTCGGTTACGCGATTCCGCAGGAGTGGGGCGGCCTCGGGCTGCACATCGCGCAGGACGTCGAGTTGGCGATGGAGCTGGGGTACACGAGCCTGGCGCTGCGGTCGATGTTCGGCACCAATAACGGCATCGCCGGGCAGGTGCTGGTCGGGTTCGGCACCGATGAGCAGAAGTCGCGCTGGCTCGAACCGATCGCCTCCGGCGAGGTGGTCGCGTCGTTCGCGCTGACCGAGCCGGGCGCCGGGTCCAATCCGTCCGGCCTGAAGACGAAAGCCGTTCGCGACGGCCAGAGTTGGGTGATCAACGGCCGAAAGCAGTACATCACCAACGCCCCGGTGGCGAACCTGTTCATCGTGTTCGCCCGCACCCGGCCCGCCGACGACAACGGCGCTGGGATCGCGGTTTTCCTGGTGCCCGCGGACACTCCGGGCGTCGAGATCGGGGTTAAGGACGCCAAGATGGGCCAGGAGGGCGCCTGGACGTCGGATGTGAACTTCACCGACGTCCGGGTCGGCGACGACACCCTGATCGGCGGTAGCGAGGACATCGGTTACCGGGCGGCGATGACCTCGCTGGCGCGCGGGCGGATTCACATCGCCGCGCTGGCGGTCGGCTCTGCCCAGCGTGCGCTCGACGAGTCCGTCGCCTACGCGGCGACCGCGACACAGGGCGGCACTCCGATCGGGAATTTCCAACTTGTGCAGGCGATGCTGGCCGACCAGCAGACCGGGGTGATGGCCGGGCGCGCACTCGTGCGCGACGCCGCACGAAAGTGGGTGGACAACTCCGACCGCCGGATCGCGCCGTCGGTGGCCAAGTTGTTCTGCACCGAGATGGCCGGCAATGTCGCCGATCTTGCGGTACAGGTGCACGGCGGCGCGGGGTACATGCGTGGTGTGCCCGTCGAGCGGATCTATCGCGAGGTCCGTCTGCTACGACTGTATGAGGGCACCAGCGAGATTCAGCGCCTCATCGTCGGCGGCGGACTAGTCAAGGAAGCGCAGCGCAAGCAATGA
- a CDS encoding maleylpyruvate isomerase N-terminal domain-containing protein, which yields MTLQAHVDTYRRAGDHVISVATQVPADRWDSPALGTWTVRTLVGHIGRSFTTVIDYSARPAERAEVSDSAQYYLVIAPMLTDPEQIDARAVQAGLSLGERPLDVLRELQDRASTVLDTDDRIIQTIAGGMRLSDYLPTRIFELGLHSIDLARAIGAPESLPPEVADSILTLSLDVARRRGDSQALLCALTGRGALAAGYSIV from the coding sequence ATGACACTGCAAGCACACGTCGACACCTATCGCCGGGCCGGGGACCACGTCATATCGGTGGCCACGCAGGTGCCCGCCGATCGGTGGGATTCGCCTGCGCTCGGGACGTGGACCGTTCGCACACTGGTCGGCCATATCGGCCGATCGTTCACCACCGTCATCGACTACTCGGCCCGGCCGGCCGAGCGGGCGGAGGTCAGTGACTCCGCTCAGTACTACCTGGTGATCGCCCCGATGCTGACCGACCCCGAGCAGATCGATGCCCGCGCCGTGCAGGCCGGACTGTCGCTGGGTGAACGTCCGCTGGACGTCCTGCGCGAACTTCAGGATCGCGCGAGCACCGTGCTGGACACCGACGATCGGATCATCCAGACCATCGCGGGCGGTATGCGCCTCTCCGACTATCTGCCGACCCGGATCTTCGAACTCGGCTTGCACAGTATTGACCTGGCCCGCGCGATCGGTGCGCCCGAGTCGTTGCCACCCGAGGTCGCCGACAGCATCCTTACGCTCTCGCTAGACGTCGCGCGGCGTCGCGGCGACAGTCAGGCACTGTTGTGCGCGCTCACCGGGCGAGGCGCTCTTGCGGCGGGCTATTCCATCGTCTGA
- a CDS encoding acyl-CoA dehydrogenase family protein: MTRIAQTLGLSEVQTEIISTVRQFVDREIIPSAQELEHSDTYPQAIVDQMKDLGLFGLMIPEEYGGLGESLLTYALCVEELARGWMSISGVINTHFIVAYMIRQHGTDEQKQRFLPRMATGEVRGAFSMSEPELGSDVAAIRTRARDNGDGTYTIDGQKMWLTNGGSSTLVAALVRTDEGADKPHRNLTAFLIEKPSGFGEVVPGLTIPGKIDKLGYKGIDTTELIFDGYVASADDVLGAKPGQGFFQMMDGVEVGRVNVSARACGVGIRAFELAIRYAQQRSTFGKPIAEHQAIAFQLAEMATKVEAAHLMMVNAARLKDSGERNDVAAGMAKYLASEFCAEVTQQSFRIHGGYGYSKEYEIERLMRDAPFLLIGEGTSEIQKNIISKRLLADYRI, translated from the coding sequence ATGACCCGCATCGCCCAGACACTTGGACTGAGCGAGGTCCAGACCGAAATCATCTCCACCGTACGGCAATTCGTCGACAGGGAGATCATCCCCAGCGCCCAGGAACTCGAGCACTCCGACACCTACCCGCAGGCCATCGTTGACCAGATGAAGGATCTGGGGCTGTTCGGTCTGATGATTCCCGAGGAGTACGGCGGGCTGGGGGAGTCGCTGCTCACCTACGCGCTGTGCGTCGAGGAGTTGGCCCGGGGCTGGATGAGCATCTCGGGCGTGATCAACACCCACTTCATCGTGGCGTACATGATCCGCCAGCACGGCACCGACGAGCAGAAGCAGCGCTTCCTGCCCCGGATGGCGACCGGGGAGGTGCGGGGCGCATTCTCGATGTCGGAGCCCGAGCTCGGTTCCGACGTCGCCGCGATCCGCACGCGGGCCAGGGACAACGGCGACGGCACATACACCATCGACGGCCAGAAGATGTGGCTGACCAACGGCGGCAGTTCGACTCTGGTCGCCGCGCTGGTGCGCACCGACGAGGGTGCCGACAAGCCACACCGCAATCTGACGGCCTTCCTGATCGAAAAGCCCTCCGGCTTCGGTGAAGTCGTGCCCGGCCTGACGATCCCGGGCAAGATCGACAAGCTCGGCTACAAGGGCATCGACACCACCGAGTTGATCTTCGACGGGTACGTCGCGAGTGCCGACGACGTCCTTGGCGCCAAGCCGGGCCAGGGTTTCTTCCAGATGATGGACGGAGTCGAGGTCGGCCGGGTCAACGTGTCGGCCCGAGCATGCGGGGTGGGTATCCGGGCTTTCGAGCTGGCGATCCGCTATGCCCAGCAGCGCAGCACGTTCGGCAAGCCGATCGCCGAGCATCAGGCCATCGCCTTCCAGCTCGCCGAGATGGCCACCAAAGTCGAAGCGGCACACCTGATGATGGTCAACGCCGCGCGGCTGAAGGACTCCGGCGAGCGCAACGACGTCGCCGCCGGGATGGCGAAGTACCTGGCGAGCGAGTTCTGCGCGGAGGTGACCCAGCAGAGCTTCCGCATCCACGGTGGCTATGGGTACTCCAAGGAGTACGAGATCGAGCGGCTGATGCGCGACGCACCGTTCCTGCTCATCGGCGAGGGCACCAGCGAGATCCAGAAGAACATCATCAGCAAGCGGCTGCTCGCCGACTATCGGATCTGA
- a CDS encoding acetyl-CoA C-acetyltransferase, which translates to MTDEVVICEPVRTPIGRYNGMFKSLTAVDLGVAALTGLLQRTGIPADAVEDVVVGHCYPSMEAPAIGRVIALDAGLPVTVPGMQIDRRCGSGLQAVIQACMQVASGNNELVVAGGAESMSNVVFHSTDMRWGGARGGITVHDALARGRTTAGGKHYPVPGGMLETAENLRRQYDIGRAEQDELAVRSHQRAVAAQKDGLLAQTIIPVLVTSRAGDELIEIDEHPRADTSTESLAKLKPVLAESDPEATVTAGNSSGQNDAASMCVVTTRDRAADLGLTPLVRMVSWGVAGVAPNVMGIGPVPATEVALAKAGLTLADMDLIELNEAFAAQALACTREWKFTAADFERTNVHGSGISLGHPVGATGGRMLATLARELHRRDGRYGLETMCIGGGQGLAAVFEKVNA; encoded by the coding sequence GTGACCGACGAGGTCGTCATCTGCGAACCCGTACGGACACCCATCGGGCGCTACAACGGGATGTTCAAGTCCCTGACCGCGGTGGATCTCGGGGTGGCGGCGCTGACCGGTCTGTTGCAGCGCACCGGCATCCCGGCGGATGCGGTCGAGGACGTGGTCGTCGGGCACTGCTACCCGAGTATGGAGGCACCGGCGATAGGCCGGGTGATCGCGCTGGACGCCGGGCTGCCGGTGACAGTTCCAGGGATGCAGATCGACCGGCGCTGTGGCTCGGGACTGCAGGCCGTGATCCAGGCCTGCATGCAAGTGGCGAGTGGCAACAACGAACTCGTCGTCGCCGGCGGTGCCGAGTCGATGAGCAACGTGGTTTTCCACTCGACGGATATGAGGTGGGGCGGGGCTCGAGGCGGCATCACGGTGCACGATGCGCTAGCTCGTGGGCGTACGACAGCGGGCGGGAAGCACTACCCGGTTCCCGGCGGAATGCTGGAGACCGCAGAGAATCTGCGCAGGCAATACGACATCGGCCGTGCCGAGCAGGACGAGCTAGCGGTCCGCTCGCACCAGCGTGCGGTAGCTGCCCAAAAGGACGGTCTGCTGGCGCAGACCATCATTCCCGTCCTCGTCACCAGCCGTGCTGGTGACGAGCTGATCGAGATCGATGAGCATCCCCGCGCCGACACCTCCACCGAGTCCTTGGCAAAGCTCAAACCTGTTCTGGCTGAATCGGATCCGGAAGCAACGGTGACGGCAGGCAACAGCAGTGGACAAAATGACGCAGCGTCGATGTGTGTGGTGACGACTCGCGACCGCGCGGCCGACCTGGGTCTCACGCCGTTGGTCCGGATGGTGTCGTGGGGTGTTGCGGGTGTCGCCCCGAACGTGATGGGCATCGGACCGGTACCGGCCACCGAGGTCGCGTTGGCCAAGGCCGGCCTGACGCTGGCGGACATGGACCTCATCGAACTCAACGAGGCGTTCGCGGCGCAGGCCCTGGCGTGCACTCGCGAATGGAAGTTCACCGCAGCGGATTTCGAGCGCACCAACGTCCACGGCTCGGGAATCTCACTCGGACATCCGGTGGGCGCCACCGGAGGGCGGATGCTGGCGACCCTGGCCCGCGAACTGCACCGGCGCGATGGTCGCTACGGGCTGGAGACGATGTGCATCGGTGGCGGGCAGGGCCTGGCCGCGGTCTTCGAAAAGGTGAACGCATGA
- a CDS encoding GntR family transcriptional regulator — MSAPDFAPRPQLAEDVARFVRTRIFNGTYPAGEYIRLDQLAAELGISVTPVREALFELRGEGLLDQLPRRGFVVLPFTDRDITDVSNLQAYVGGELAARAAVNITDDQLAVLSSIHDELVAAYDADDARAVRLNHEFHRAINVAADSPKLAQLMSQITRYAPESVFPTIEGWPAKSVADHKRILAALKAHDEDRARAAMSQHLAAGAAPLIEHLVKQGVAQRFQTME; from the coding sequence ATGAGCGCACCGGATTTCGCCCCGCGCCCGCAGCTGGCTGAGGATGTCGCCCGGTTCGTCCGGACCCGGATCTTCAACGGCACCTACCCTGCCGGCGAGTACATCCGGTTGGATCAGTTGGCCGCCGAGCTTGGTATCAGTGTCACGCCGGTCCGGGAAGCGTTGTTCGAGTTGCGGGGCGAGGGTCTGTTGGACCAGTTGCCGCGGCGCGGATTCGTGGTGCTGCCGTTCACCGATCGCGACATCACCGATGTCTCGAACCTGCAGGCGTATGTCGGGGGCGAGCTGGCGGCCCGGGCTGCGGTGAACATCACCGACGACCAACTGGCCGTGTTGTCCTCGATTCACGACGAGTTGGTCGCGGCCTACGATGCCGACGATGCCCGCGCGGTACGGCTCAATCACGAGTTCCACCGCGCCATCAACGTCGCAGCGGATTCCCCGAAACTGGCCCAGCTCATGTCCCAGATCACCCGGTACGCACCGGAATCGGTGTTCCCGACGATCGAGGGATGGCCGGCCAAGTCGGTTGCCGACCACAAGCGCATCTTGGCCGCGCTCAAGGCACACGACGAGGATCGGGCCAGGGCTGCGATGTCGCAGCACCTGGCGGCGGGAGCGGCTCCGCTGATCGAGCACCTCGTGAAACAGGGTGTGGCGCAGCGATTTCAGACGATGGAATAG
- a CDS encoding mycofactocin-coupled SDR family oxidoreductase: protein MTGKLSGKVAFITGAARGQGRAHAVKMAGEGADIIAVDIAGKLPDCVPYNPATPEEFAETVHLVEATGQRIVSSIVDTRDLEGLKDVVRDGIAKLGRLDIIVANAGITSPAAWNEITPEAFRDVMDVNVTGTWNTVMAGAPAIVEGGRGGSVILISSAAGIKLQPFMVHYTASKHAVTGMARAFAAELGKHNIRVNSVHPGPVNTDMGTGDMVAELGKAMETNPALEKMMMPFLPVYIAEPEDIADTVCFLASDDAKLITAEAISVDQGSTKY from the coding sequence ATGACAGGAAAGCTCAGCGGCAAGGTCGCATTCATCACCGGAGCAGCTCGCGGTCAGGGTCGTGCGCATGCGGTGAAGATGGCCGGCGAGGGCGCCGACATCATTGCCGTCGACATCGCGGGGAAGCTGCCCGACTGTGTGCCGTACAACCCGGCCACCCCGGAGGAATTTGCCGAGACCGTCCACCTGGTGGAGGCAACGGGCCAGCGCATCGTGTCGTCGATCGTCGACACCCGCGATCTCGAGGGACTCAAGGACGTTGTTCGAGACGGCATTGCGAAGCTGGGTCGCCTCGACATCATCGTCGCCAACGCGGGTATCACCTCGCCGGCCGCGTGGAACGAGATCACCCCGGAGGCCTTCCGAGATGTCATGGACGTCAACGTCACTGGCACCTGGAACACCGTGATGGCCGGCGCACCCGCCATCGTCGAAGGTGGTCGCGGCGGTTCGGTGATCCTGATCAGCTCGGCAGCAGGTATCAAGCTGCAGCCCTTCATGGTCCACTACACCGCCAGCAAGCACGCGGTGACCGGCATGGCCCGGGCGTTCGCCGCCGAGCTCGGCAAACACAACATCCGGGTCAACAGCGTGCACCCGGGGCCGGTCAACACCGATATGGGCACCGGTGACATGGTGGCCGAACTTGGCAAGGCGATGGAGACCAACCCGGCGCTGGAAAAGATGATGATGCCGTTCCTGCCGGTCTACATCGCCGAGCCGGAAGACATCGCCGACACGGTGTGTTTCCTGGCCAGCGATGACGCGAAACTGATTACCGCTGAGGCGATTTCAGTCGATCAGGGCTCGACTAAGTACTGA